A genomic segment from Barrientosiimonas humi encodes:
- the serC gene encoding phosphoserine transaminase, whose translation MSDPGTLRIPAELLPRDGRFGSGPSKIRPEQLEHLAGLGRSVLGTSHRQAPVKGLVGEVREGIAQLFGLPDGYEVVLGVGGASAFWDIATFGLIEQRAQHLVFGEFSAKFAAATRKAPFLDEPHLVDAQPGSVATLSARVEVDTYAWPHNETSTGAMAPVQRVQGADPDALMLVDATSGAGGLPVDLTETDVYYFAPQKGFASDGGLWLATFSPAAVERALRLADKRWVPAFFDLRTAIENSRKDQTVNTPAVATLALMADQLRWLESLGGLEGAVRRTTDSSNRLYSWAEKSSFATPFVTEPRHRSLVVGTIDLDDAIDSTAVTAALRANGVVDLEPYRSLGRNQLRVGMYPAVDPDDIEALTRCVDFVVERLA comes from the coding sequence GTGAGCGACCCAGGCACCCTGCGCATCCCGGCCGAGCTGCTGCCCCGCGACGGACGGTTCGGCAGCGGGCCCTCGAAGATCCGCCCCGAGCAGCTGGAGCACCTGGCCGGCCTCGGCCGCAGCGTGCTCGGCACCAGCCACCGGCAGGCGCCGGTGAAGGGCCTCGTCGGCGAGGTGCGCGAGGGGATCGCGCAGCTGTTCGGGCTGCCCGACGGCTACGAGGTCGTCCTCGGCGTCGGGGGCGCCTCGGCGTTCTGGGACATCGCGACGTTCGGCCTGATCGAGCAGCGCGCCCAGCACCTGGTCTTCGGCGAGTTCTCCGCGAAGTTCGCCGCGGCCACCCGCAAGGCGCCCTTCCTCGACGAGCCGCACCTGGTCGACGCCCAGCCCGGCTCGGTCGCGACCCTGTCGGCGCGGGTCGAGGTCGACACCTACGCCTGGCCGCACAACGAGACGTCCACGGGGGCGATGGCCCCGGTGCAGCGGGTGCAGGGGGCCGACCCCGACGCGCTGATGCTCGTCGACGCGACCTCGGGCGCGGGCGGCCTGCCGGTCGACCTGACCGAGACCGACGTCTACTACTTCGCCCCGCAGAAGGGCTTCGCCAGCGACGGCGGTCTGTGGCTGGCCACCTTCTCCCCCGCCGCCGTCGAGCGCGCGCTGCGCCTTGCCGACAAGCGCTGGGTCCCGGCGTTCTTCGACCTGCGCACCGCGATCGAGAACTCGCGCAAGGACCAGACGGTCAACACCCCCGCGGTCGCGACCCTCGCGCTGATGGCCGACCAGCTGCGCTGGCTGGAGTCGCTGGGCGGGCTCGAGGGGGCCGTACGCCGGACGACGGACAGCAGCAACCGCCTCTACTCCTGGGCCGAGAAGTCTTCGTTCGCAACGCCGTTCGTCACCGAACCGCGGCACCGCTCGCTCGTGGTCGGCACCATCGACCTCGACGACGCGATCGACTCCACCGCGGTGACCGCCGCGCTGCGGGCCAACGGGGTGGTCGACCTCGAGCCCTACCGCAGCCTCGGTCGCAACCAGCTGCGCGTCGGGATGTACCCCGCGGTCGACCCCGACGACATCGAGGCCCTTACTCGCTGCGTCGATTTCGTCGTCGAGCGCCTCGCCTGA
- the pepN gene encoding aminopeptidase N, with amino-acid sequence MTSTANLTREECAQRAAAVEPEAYRLHLNLSTAPDATAETFTSTSTIVFAATGDQTWVDVIADEIERATLNGEDLDVSTYDGARLPVPGLQERNELEVVARCRFSRTGEGLHRFTDAEDENTYLYTHFEPTDARRMFACFEQPDLKARFTVRVTAPAEWVVRSGQAEVERDETYLASGSTATVTFGPTPPQSTYLVALAAGPYHVAEDEWSVSRDDGTEQIVPLTLLCRQAMAKHLDADDIFEVTKQGLTFFDETFGFPYPWGKYDQVFVPEYNLGAMENPGLVTFTEDFLHRGRSTAQQREARAEVIMHEMSHMWFGDLATMRWWDGLWLKESFADLMGYHVASAATRYTDAWTAFVARKSWAYRADQLPSTHPIVATIDDLEAARQNFDGITYAKGASVIKQLMAYAGADAFFAGAREYFARHAFGSTELDDLLVCLEEASGRDLQTWSRLWLQTAGISTLRPDVTRDGSGAITRLVVRQDSTDPTTGEQVLRPHRIRIGLYSPAGDGLERTGLLEVDVDGAETAVPEAVGSTAPLLVLNDDDLTFAKVQLDEGSLAVLRERLSALPETLTRALVWSDVWNATRDAALPAADFLDLVIAQAPREPEGALLRTVLERALVALRDYLPADRRPAAAERLVTALDAGMRAAEPGSDLQLIWARALAGAAGDTPAGSPLARALLDGGAPEGLEIDDDLRWALWTALTAQDAATTDELEEQLRRDRSMSGRTAYVRATASRPTAEAKQWAWQRITTDEKLTNDELRSLILGFIAPSGAAETTRFAGDYYASLVDWWRARTQTMALILAVGLFPKQPLQAGQAPEDNPAAAAASAWLEANADAPAGLRRSVLESRDDLLRALRAQEAGAATTGTPRR; translated from the coding sequence GTGACCTCCACCGCGAACCTGACCCGTGAGGAGTGCGCCCAGCGCGCCGCCGCCGTCGAGCCCGAGGCCTACCGGCTGCACCTCAACCTGAGCACCGCGCCCGACGCCACCGCCGAGACGTTCACCAGCACGAGCACCATCGTGTTCGCCGCCACCGGGGACCAGACCTGGGTCGACGTGATCGCCGACGAGATCGAGCGCGCCACGCTCAACGGCGAGGACCTCGACGTCAGCACCTACGACGGCGCCCGGCTCCCCGTGCCCGGCCTCCAGGAGCGCAACGAGCTCGAGGTCGTCGCGCGCTGCCGCTTCAGCCGCACCGGCGAGGGACTGCACCGGTTCACCGACGCCGAAGACGAAAACACCTATCTCTACACGCATTTCGAGCCCACCGACGCGCGGCGCATGTTCGCCTGCTTCGAGCAGCCCGACCTCAAGGCCCGCTTCACCGTCCGGGTCACCGCGCCGGCCGAGTGGGTCGTGCGCTCCGGCCAGGCCGAGGTCGAGCGCGACGAGACCTACCTCGCCTCCGGCTCGACCGCGACGGTCACCTTCGGCCCCACCCCGCCCCAGTCGACCTACCTCGTCGCGCTGGCCGCCGGGCCGTACCACGTCGCCGAGGACGAGTGGAGCGTCAGCCGTGACGACGGCACCGAGCAGATCGTGCCGCTCACCCTGCTGTGCCGGCAGGCGATGGCCAAGCACCTCGACGCCGACGACATCTTCGAGGTCACCAAGCAGGGGCTGACGTTCTTCGACGAGACGTTCGGGTTCCCCTACCCGTGGGGCAAGTACGACCAGGTCTTCGTCCCGGAGTACAACCTCGGCGCGATGGAGAACCCGGGGCTGGTCACCTTCACCGAGGACTTCCTGCACCGCGGTCGCTCGACGGCGCAGCAGCGCGAGGCGCGGGCCGAGGTGATCATGCACGAGATGTCGCACATGTGGTTCGGCGACCTCGCGACGATGCGCTGGTGGGACGGGCTGTGGCTCAAGGAGTCCTTCGCCGACCTGATGGGCTACCACGTCGCGTCCGCCGCCACCCGCTACACCGACGCCTGGACCGCGTTCGTCGCGCGCAAGTCGTGGGCCTACCGCGCCGACCAGCTCCCGAGCACGCACCCGATCGTCGCCACCATCGACGACCTCGAGGCGGCGCGGCAGAACTTCGACGGGATCACCTATGCCAAGGGGGCGTCGGTGATCAAGCAGCTGATGGCGTATGCCGGTGCGGACGCGTTCTTCGCCGGCGCCCGGGAGTACTTCGCCCGGCACGCGTTCGGCAGCACCGAGCTGGACGACCTGCTGGTCTGCCTCGAGGAGGCCTCCGGCCGCGACCTGCAGACGTGGTCGCGGCTGTGGCTGCAGACCGCGGGCATCTCGACGCTGCGACCCGACGTGACCCGCGACGGGTCCGGGGCGATCACCCGGCTGGTCGTGCGCCAGGACTCGACCGACCCCACCACGGGCGAGCAGGTGCTGCGCCCGCACCGCATCCGCATCGGGCTCTACTCCCCCGCCGGCGACGGCCTGGAGCGCACCGGCCTGCTCGAGGTCGACGTCGACGGCGCCGAGACCGCGGTGCCCGAGGCGGTCGGGTCGACCGCCCCGCTCCTCGTGCTCAACGACGACGACCTGACCTTCGCCAAGGTGCAGCTCGACGAGGGGTCGCTGGCGGTGCTGCGCGAGCGGCTGTCGGCGCTGCCGGAGACGCTCACCCGCGCGCTGGTCTGGTCGGACGTCTGGAACGCCACGCGCGACGCCGCCCTGCCCGCCGCCGACTTCCTCGACCTGGTGATCGCCCAGGCGCCGCGCGAGCCCGAGGGTGCGCTGCTGCGCACGGTGCTCGAGCGGGCGCTGGTGGCGCTGCGCGACTACCTCCCGGCCGACCGTCGCCCGGCCGCCGCCGAGCGGCTGGTCACCGCGCTCGACGCCGGGATGCGCGCGGCCGAGCCGGGCTCGGACCTGCAGCTGATCTGGGCGCGGGCCCTCGCCGGCGCCGCCGGCGACACCCCGGCGGGGTCCCCGCTCGCGCGGGCGCTGCTCGACGGGGGCGCCCCGGAGGGGCTGGAGATCGACGACGACCTGCGCTGGGCGCTGTGGACCGCGCTGACCGCGCAGGACGCGGCGACCACGGACGAGCTCGAGGAGCAGCTGCGGCGCGACCGCTCGATGAGCGGGCGGACGGCGTACGTCCGGGCCACGGCCAGCCGCCCGACCGCCGAGGCCAAGCAGTGGGCCTGGCAACGGATCACCACCGACGAGAAGCTGACCAACGACGAGCTGCGCTCGCTGATCCTGGGGTTCATCGCCCCGTCCGGCGCCGCCGAGACCACCCGGTTCGCAGGCGACTACTACGCCTCGCTGGTCGACTGGTGGCGAGCGCGCACCCAGACGATGGCGCTGATCCTGGCCGTCGGGCTGTTCCCGAAGCAGCCGCTGCAGGCCGGCCAGGCGCCGGAGGACAACCCGGCCGCCGCGGCCGCGAGCGCCTGGCTGGAGGCCAACGCCGACGCGCCGGCCGGCCTGCGGCGCAGCGTGCTGGAGAGCCGCGACGACCTGCTGCGGGCGCTGCGCGCCCAGGAAGCAGGGGCGGCGACCACCGGCACCCCCCGGCGCTGA
- a CDS encoding MFS transporter, which yields MSPTFASLSIRNYRIYFTGALLSNVGTWMGRVAQDWLVLVELTDHDSTALGIVTALQFAPVVLLAPVAGTLADRFRKRRVLAITQTGLAVTAALLALLTLTGVVQLWQVYLLAALQGFFTAADNPARQAFVSEMVPPERLGNAVGLNSASFNAARLIGPAVAGLLIAWVGTGWTLVVNTFSFVAVLVALQMMRGNELHPAPRGKGRGGLREGLAYVRHRPDLMLIMAIVFMLGTFGMNFQITTALMATTVFHKGATEFGLLGSIMAIGSLSAALLSARRSQPRLRVLLGALAGFVVASAGAATAPTYELFALWLIPVGLTALTVLPTANTMVQLSVAPHLRGRVMALYMAIFLGGTPIGAPLIGWIGAEYGARWTIGIGSVATAVAVVAATMYVMRTDDLRVRYRLHERPHLQVMRRGEAAEAVTPEQVA from the coding sequence GTGAGCCCCACCTTCGCGTCGCTGTCGATCCGCAACTACCGCATCTACTTCACCGGGGCGCTGCTGTCCAACGTCGGCACCTGGATGGGCCGGGTCGCCCAGGACTGGCTGGTGCTGGTCGAGCTCACCGACCACGACTCCACCGCGCTCGGCATCGTCACCGCGCTGCAGTTCGCGCCCGTCGTGCTGCTCGCCCCGGTCGCCGGCACCCTGGCCGACCGCTTCCGCAAGCGGCGCGTGCTCGCGATCACCCAGACCGGTCTCGCGGTGACGGCGGCCCTGCTCGCGCTGCTCACGCTGACCGGTGTCGTGCAGCTGTGGCAGGTCTACCTGCTCGCGGCGCTGCAGGGCTTCTTCACCGCCGCCGACAACCCGGCGCGGCAGGCGTTCGTGTCGGAGATGGTGCCGCCCGAGCGGCTCGGCAACGCCGTCGGCCTGAACAGCGCCAGCTTCAACGCGGCGCGGCTGATCGGCCCCGCCGTCGCCGGCCTGCTCATCGCCTGGGTCGGCACCGGGTGGACGCTGGTGGTCAACACGTTCTCGTTCGTCGCCGTGCTCGTGGCGCTGCAGATGATGCGCGGCAACGAGCTGCACCCGGCGCCACGCGGCAAGGGGCGCGGCGGCCTGCGCGAGGGCCTCGCCTACGTCCGGCACCGGCCCGACCTGATGCTGATCATGGCCATCGTCTTCATGCTCGGCACGTTCGGGATGAACTTCCAGATCACCACCGCGCTGATGGCCACGACCGTGTTCCACAAGGGCGCGACGGAGTTCGGCCTGCTCGGCTCGATCATGGCGATCGGGTCGCTGAGCGCGGCGCTGCTGTCGGCCCGGCGCAGCCAGCCCCGGCTGCGGGTGCTGCTCGGGGCGCTGGCCGGGTTCGTCGTGGCGAGCGCGGGCGCGGCGACCGCGCCGACGTACGAGCTGTTCGCGCTGTGGCTCATCCCGGTCGGGCTGACCGCGCTCACCGTGCTGCCGACCGCCAACACGATGGTGCAGCTGAGCGTCGCGCCGCACCTGCGCGGGCGCGTCATGGCGCTCTACATGGCGATCTTCCTCGGCGGCACCCCGATCGGTGCGCCGCTGATCGGCTGGATCGGCGCGGAGTACGGCGCCCGCTGGACCATCGGCATCGGCAGTGTGGCGACGGCCGTCGCGGTGGTGGCTGCGACGATGTACGTCATGCGCACCGACGACCTTCGAGTCCGCTACCGCCTGCACGAGCGGCCGCACCTGCAGGTGATGCGCCGCGGCGAGGCCGCCGAGGCCGTCACCCCGGAGCAGGTCGCGTGA
- a CDS encoding MarR family winged helix-turn-helix transcriptional regulator yields the protein MTAPPRRMSPAARRRLATDLRHVCMRISRRARFENTQELAPHQFSVLNQLEKGIDRPGALARAECVSAPSMTRTVSSLVDGGYVDRAPDPEDGRAAILSLTDAGREVLRTVRRSRDAWMISRIEDLTDEELRVLDEAREILTRVAAR from the coding sequence ATGACCGCCCCGCCCCGCCGGATGAGCCCGGCCGCCCGTCGCCGGCTCGCGACCGATCTGCGCCACGTGTGCATGCGGATCAGCCGTCGCGCCCGGTTCGAGAACACCCAGGAGCTGGCGCCGCACCAGTTCTCCGTGCTCAACCAGCTGGAGAAGGGGATCGACCGGCCGGGCGCCCTCGCGCGGGCCGAGTGCGTGAGCGCCCCGTCGATGACCCGCACGGTGAGCTCGCTGGTCGACGGGGGCTACGTCGACCGCGCGCCCGACCCCGAGGACGGGCGCGCCGCGATCCTCAGCCTGACCGACGCCGGCCGCGAGGTGCTGCGCACGGTCCGCCGCTCGCGCGACGCGTGGATGATCAGCCGCATCGAGGACCTCACCGACGAGGAGCTGCGCGTGCTCGACGAGGCGCGCGAGATCCTCACCCGGGTGGCGGCCCGGTGA
- a CDS encoding response regulator transcription factor, with amino-acid sequence MTTTSPEARLLVVEDETNIRELLATSLKFAGFEVHAAADGQQALSLAEQNPLDLAVMDVMLPDMDGFTVTRRLRGNGHDMPIVFLTARDSVDDKVKGLTVGGDDYVTKPFSLEEVVARIRAVLRRTQSLQDEVGAALVVADLELDEDSHEVRRGGKVIDVSPTEFKLLRYLMLNSGRVLSKAQILDHVWDYDFRGEAGIVESYISYLRRKIDTQGEPLIHTKRGVGYVLREPRE; translated from the coding sequence ATGACCACCACCAGTCCCGAGGCTCGCCTGCTCGTCGTCGAGGACGAGACCAACATCCGCGAGCTGCTGGCCACGAGCCTGAAGTTCGCCGGGTTCGAGGTGCACGCGGCGGCCGACGGGCAGCAGGCGCTCAGCCTCGCCGAGCAGAACCCCCTCGACCTCGCGGTCATGGACGTGATGCTCCCCGACATGGACGGCTTCACCGTGACCCGGCGGCTGCGCGGCAACGGCCACGACATGCCCATCGTCTTCCTCACCGCGCGCGACTCGGTCGACGACAAGGTCAAGGGGCTGACGGTCGGCGGCGACGACTACGTCACGAAGCCGTTCAGCCTCGAGGAGGTCGTGGCCCGCATCCGCGCGGTGCTGCGCCGCACCCAGTCGCTGCAGGACGAGGTGGGCGCGGCCCTGGTCGTCGCCGACCTCGAGCTCGACGAGGACTCCCACGAGGTGCGCCGCGGCGGCAAGGTCATCGACGTCTCGCCGACCGAGTTCAAGCTGCTGCGCTACCTCATGCTCAACTCCGGCCGCGTGCTGTCCAAGGCGCAGATCCTCGACCACGTCTGGGACTACGACTTCCGCGGCGAGGCCGGCATCGTCGAGTCCTACATCTCCTACCTGCGGCGCAAGATCGACACCCAGGGCGAGCCGCTGATCCACACCAAGCGCGGGGTCGGCTACGTCCTGCGCGAGCCGAGGGAGTGA
- a CDS encoding sensor histidine kinase, with protein sequence MSAAHPLRGPVSDALHEVPLRLRLVAVTVGLLITALSVAGLAASYRLDSFVVSQKSDELHAAAPQVLDEVYSSLLQMPTEPATVPYNVYVVTIMPGGSAPEAGSPSQPAIPSIARDHPYVATHQSFIVNSYDGRSRWIAAAYPGPTSSSTVTVAISLSAADETVERMRWSTVVISIIAAVVSAVLGWFLIRRAFRPLTQIEDTAQAIAEGDLTRRVPDTTTRDEISSLATSLNVMLSRIEQSFAVRTASEDRMRRFVADASHELRTPLATVRGYAELYRQGAVTDPDDIGAAMRRIEGEAVRMSALVDNLLLLTRLDRSDREPDDKPAVREPVDLTVLAADAVQDAQARDRTRPMRLQGWDDQAVEPTTVVGDEAQLRQVLTNLLANALRYTPEGSPVEVLVGSGPQGALLAVRDHGPGIPAEQRHKVFERFYRGESSRNTALGGSGLGLAIVQAIVGAMGGDVSVEETAGGGATFVVRLPQTPHRSAPEDRQSDPVN encoded by the coding sequence GTGAGCGCGGCCCATCCGTTGCGCGGCCCCGTCAGCGACGCGCTGCACGAGGTCCCGCTGCGGCTGCGACTCGTCGCGGTCACCGTCGGTCTGCTGATCACCGCCCTGTCGGTGGCCGGCCTCGCCGCGTCCTACCGGCTCGACTCGTTCGTCGTCAGCCAGAAGTCCGACGAGCTGCACGCCGCCGCCCCGCAGGTGCTCGACGAGGTCTACTCCAGCCTGCTGCAGATGCCGACCGAGCCCGCGACGGTGCCCTACAACGTCTACGTCGTGACGATCATGCCGGGCGGCAGCGCGCCCGAGGCCGGCAGCCCGAGCCAGCCGGCGATCCCCTCGATCGCCCGCGACCATCCGTACGTCGCCACGCACCAGTCGTTCATCGTCAACTCCTACGACGGCAGGTCGCGCTGGATCGCCGCCGCCTATCCGGGGCCGACCTCGAGCTCGACGGTGACCGTGGCGATCTCGCTGTCGGCCGCCGACGAGACGGTCGAGCGGATGCGCTGGTCGACCGTCGTGATCAGCATCATCGCCGCGGTCGTGTCGGCGGTGCTCGGCTGGTTCCTGATCCGGCGCGCGTTCCGGCCGCTGACCCAGATCGAGGACACCGCGCAGGCCATCGCCGAGGGCGACCTGACCCGGCGCGTGCCCGACACCACCACCCGCGACGAGATCTCCAGCCTGGCCACCTCGCTCAACGTCATGCTCAGCCGCATCGAGCAGAGCTTCGCGGTGCGCACCGCCTCGGAGGACCGGATGCGCCGGTTCGTCGCCGACGCCTCGCACGAGCTGCGCACCCCGCTCGCGACGGTGCGCGGCTATGCCGAGCTGTATCGCCAGGGCGCGGTCACCGACCCCGACGACATCGGCGCCGCGATGCGCCGCATCGAGGGCGAGGCGGTGCGCATGAGCGCCCTGGTCGACAACCTGCTGCTGCTCACCCGGCTCGACCGCAGCGACCGCGAGCCCGACGACAAGCCCGCCGTGCGCGAGCCGGTCGACCTCACCGTGCTGGCCGCCGACGCGGTGCAGGACGCCCAGGCCCGCGACCGGACCCGCCCGATGCGGCTGCAGGGCTGGGACGACCAGGCGGTCGAGCCCACGACCGTCGTCGGCGACGAGGCCCAGCTGCGCCAGGTGCTCACCAACCTGCTCGCGAACGCGCTGCGCTACACCCCCGAGGGATCGCCGGTCGAGGTGCTCGTCGGCTCCGGCCCGCAGGGGGCGCTGCTGGCCGTGCGCGACCACGGGCCGGGCATCCCGGCCGAGCAGCGGCACAAGGTGTTCGAGCGCTTCTACCGCGGCGAGTCCTCGCGCAACACCGCGCTCGGCGGCAGCGGTCTCGGGCTCGCGATCGTGCAGGCGATCGTGGGGGCCATGGGCGGCGACGTCTCGGTCGAGGAGACTGCTGGTGGAGGTGCGACGTTCGTCGTCCGGCTCCCACAGACACCGCACAGGTCCGCGCCAGAGGATCGCCAGTCCGACCCGGTCAACTGA
- a CDS encoding S1C family serine protease, with protein sequence MSDHDDTPDQTSPVPRVDETRPITPARPESSQDQGSPWQQPGSAQAQAGPAQPGQAPHPQPGAAQPQPGQAQPGQGVPQTYGQSGPGAQAQPAYGQSGQPAYGQPGQGGQGQPTYAQQGQPGAQHRLPQAPTWTTAGAAGAHGATPVAAGPRPARANRFAVPLAALLAAVLASTGTYALTRDDTQNAAAGGATTVVQANPADFAEAGSINWSATASKVTPSVVAITARSGASGGGAGSGVVLDKQGNIATNNHVVAGSDQLQVTLANNRTYTAKVVGTDPSTDLAVIRLENPPADLKPATLGDDSKLVVGQPVMAIGNPLGLAGTVTTGIVSALNRPVSTQSQEQPSPDQGQPGQPGQPGQPGQPGAQESTEVVTNAIQTSAAINPGNSGGALVNGSGQLIGINSSIATLSGSSGSSQSGNIGIGFAIPVTVVKNITGQLIAKGSAQHARLGVTARTGNVEIDGAQVSGAQVASVEQGSSAASAGLREGDVIISIDGDAVDSSTSLVGQVRERKVGQRVALVVVRDGKRVNVTVTLGAAPSTS encoded by the coding sequence ATGAGCGACCACGACGACACACCGGACCAGACCTCCCCGGTGCCTCGCGTCGACGAGACGCGTCCCATCACCCCGGCGCGCCCCGAGTCGTCGCAGGACCAGGGCTCCCCCTGGCAGCAGCCGGGTTCGGCGCAGGCGCAGGCGGGTCCGGCGCAGCCGGGCCAGGCGCCCCACCCGCAACCGGGTGCCGCTCAGCCGCAGCCGGGCCAGGCACAGCCCGGCCAGGGCGTCCCGCAGACGTACGGCCAGAGCGGACCGGGCGCGCAGGCGCAGCCGGCGTACGGGCAGAGCGGGCAGCCGGCGTACGGCCAGCCGGGCCAGGGCGGCCAGGGGCAGCCGACGTACGCGCAGCAGGGGCAGCCGGGCGCCCAGCACCGGCTCCCGCAGGCGCCGACGTGGACCACCGCGGGTGCGGCGGGCGCGCACGGCGCGACCCCGGTCGCGGCCGGTCCCCGCCCGGCGCGGGCCAACCGGTTCGCCGTGCCGCTGGCCGCGCTGCTGGCGGCGGTGCTCGCGAGCACGGGCACGTACGCCCTCACCCGAGACGACACGCAGAACGCCGCGGCGGGCGGCGCGACCACCGTGGTGCAGGCCAACCCGGCGGACTTCGCCGAGGCCGGCTCGATCAACTGGTCGGCCACCGCCTCGAAGGTCACGCCGAGCGTCGTCGCGATCACCGCCCGGTCGGGCGCCAGCGGCGGCGGCGCCGGGTCGGGTGTCGTGCTCGACAAGCAGGGCAACATCGCGACCAACAACCACGTGGTGGCCGGCTCGGACCAGCTGCAGGTCACGCTCGCGAACAACCGGACGTACACCGCCAAGGTCGTCGGCACCGACCCCTCGACCGACCTCGCGGTGATCAGGCTGGAGAACCCGCCCGCGGACCTCAAGCCCGCGACGCTCGGCGACGACAGCAAGCTCGTCGTGGGGCAGCCGGTCATGGCCATCGGCAACCCGCTCGGGCTCGCCGGCACCGTGACCACCGGCATCGTGAGCGCCCTCAACCGGCCGGTCAGCACCCAGAGCCAGGAGCAGCCGAGCCCCGACCAGGGTCAGCCCGGTCAGCCGGGGCAGCCGGGTCAGCCGGGTCAGCCGGGCGCCCAGGAGTCCACCGAGGTCGTCACCAACGCCATCCAGACCAGCGCCGCGATCAACCCCGGAAACAGCGGTGGCGCACTGGTCAACGGCAGCGGACAGCTCATCGGGATCAACAGCTCGATCGCCACCCTCAGCGGATCTTCAGGTTCTTCGCAGAGCGGAAACATCGGAATCGGTTTCGCTATCCCTGTGACCGTCGTCAAGAACATCACCGGGCAGCTCATCGCCAAGGGCAGCGCGCAGCACGCGCGCCTCGGCGTGACCGCCCGCACGGGCAACGTCGAGATCGACGGCGCCCAGGTCAGTGGTGCTCAGGTGGCCAGCGTCGAGCAGGGCAGCAGCGCTGCCTCGGCCGGCCTCCGGGAGGGCGACGTGATCATCTCGATCGACGGCGACGCCGTCGATTCCTCGACCTCGCTGGTCGGTCAGGTGCGTGAGCGCAAGGTCGGTCAGCGAGTCGCGCTCGTCGTCGTGCGGGACGGCAAGCGCGTGAACGTCACGGTGACGCTGGGAGCTGCTCCCTCGACGTCGTGA